In one Acidobacteriota bacterium genomic region, the following are encoded:
- the porA gene encoding pyruvate ferredoxin oxidoreductase, with translation MAKIVATTGNSAMAYAMKQINPDVCAAYPITPSTQVMEEFSKYVADGVVNTNLVTVESEHSAMSACIGAAAAGGRVLTATSANGMALMWEMLYIAAGMRLPIVMALVNRALSAPINIHCDHSDSFGARDSGWIQLYSENAQEAYDNLIQAVRISEHPDVRLPVMVCQDGFIISHSIERMEYLEDDEVRKFIGDYKPMYALLDIDKPVTLGSLDLQDYYIEHKRQEAEAMKLATPVIAAVAKDFEKMTGRAYGLFETYHLDDAEIGIVAVNSAAGTIKEIIDQYRRKGVKVGLLKPRLYRPFPTEAYVKALGHLKAVTVMDRVDSFGAMAGPLMLEVRAALYDLPKRPVTIGKIYGLGGRDLEESHCQYVIDELVQIAGSGKYRELCEYITVRE, from the coding sequence ATGGCAAAAATCGTCGCAACCACAGGCAATTCCGCCATGGCGTACGCCATGAAACAAATCAACCCCGACGTATGCGCAGCTTACCCCATCACCCCATCCACTCAGGTCATGGAGGAATTTTCGAAGTACGTGGCCGACGGGGTGGTCAACACCAACCTGGTGACCGTGGAGAGCGAGCACAGCGCCATGAGCGCCTGCATCGGCGCGGCCGCGGCCGGCGGGCGCGTGCTGACCGCCACCAGCGCCAACGGTATGGCCCTGATGTGGGAGATGCTGTACATCGCCGCCGGCATGCGGCTGCCCATCGTCATGGCGCTGGTCAACCGAGCCCTGAGCGCACCCATCAACATCCACTGCGATCACAGCGATTCGTTCGGCGCCCGAGACTCCGGCTGGATCCAGCTGTACTCGGAGAACGCCCAGGAAGCCTACGACAACCTCATCCAGGCCGTCCGGATCAGCGAGCACCCCGATGTGCGACTCCCGGTGATGGTCTGCCAGGATGGCTTCATCATCAGCCACTCCATCGAGCGGATGGAGTACCTGGAAGACGACGAGGTCCGGAAGTTCATCGGCGACTACAAGCCCATGTACGCCCTCCTCGACATCGACAAGCCGGTCACGCTGGGCTCGTTGGACCTGCAGGACTACTACATCGAGCACAAACGCCAGGAAGCTGAGGCAATGAAACTGGCGACCCCGGTCATCGCCGCCGTCGCCAAGGATTTCGAGAAGATGACCGGCCGCGCCTACGGGCTGTTCGAGACTTATCACCTGGACGACGCCGAGATCGGCATCGTGGCAGTGAATTCGGCGGCCGGCACGATCAAGGAAATCATCGATCAGTACCGCCGCAAAGGAGTCAAGGTCGGCCTGCTTAAACCGCGCCTGTACCGGCCGTTCCCGACCGAGGCGTACGTCAAGGCGCTGGGCCACCTGAAAGCGGTCACGGTCATGGACCGGGTGGATTCATTCGGCGCCATGGCCGGCCCGCTGATGCTGGAAGTGCGTGCCGCGCTCTACGATCTGCCCAAGCGCCCCGTGACCATCGGCAAGATTTACGGGCTGGGCGGCCGCGACCTGGAGGAAAGCCACTGCCAGTACGTCATCGACGAGCTGGTCCAGATCGCCGGCAGCGGCAAGTACCGCGAGTTGTGCGAGTACATTACGGTGCGGGAATAG